One genomic region from Tripterygium wilfordii isolate XIE 37 chromosome 20, ASM1340144v1, whole genome shotgun sequence encodes:
- the LOC119987520 gene encoding probable E3 ubiquitin-protein ligase RHC1A — protein sequence MPSIPTLKDGDDHEKQWWEPCDPSTIDRELLKDNEIYVRFDVLIAQDQERRSSCFRVDAKKLFLYPIVAAQLASNANIPPHYVTEELKQEVFNSIHSIGGRRSGAKFLMHFGEGEAELGDHGVRPASNRSINRLEKMAKDEMEGLAAGSGNYSCSICLDELWNGLEGRRMPCKHAFHSSCIVKWLKKSNMCPLCRYEMPKARNYFCPTCRTPFSLGIILGIYY from the coding sequence ATGCCATCAATTCCAACCCTCAAAGATGGTGATGATCATGAGAAGCAATGGTGGGAACCATGTGATCCTTCAACAATCGACCGTGAGCTGCTCAAAGACAATGAAATCTACGTTCGTTTCGATGTCCTAATCGCGCAAGACCAAGAACGTCGTTCATCGTGTTTTCGTGTCGATGCGAAGAAGCTCTTCTTGTATCCAATCGTCGCAGCCCAATTAGCCTCCAACGCCAACATACCTCCACACTACGTTACTGAGGAACTAAAGCAAGAGGTTTTCAACTCCATTCATTCGATCGGGGGAAGGAGAAGCGGGGCCAAGTTTCTTATGCACTTTGGTGAAGGAGAAGCTGAGTTGGGAGATCATGGCGTACGTCCTGCGAGCAATCGATCGATCAATAGATTGGAGAAGATGGCGAAGGATGAGATGGAAGGATTGGCGGCAGGTTCGGGGAATTATTCGTGTTCGATATGTTTGGATGAGTTATGGAATGGGTTGGAAGGTCGGCGGATGCCGTGCAAGCATGCGTTTCATTCGAGTTGTATTGTGAAGTGGCTGAAGAAGAGTAATATGTGTCCCTTGTGCCGGTATGAGATGCCTAAGGCTAGGAATTATTTTTGCCCAACATGTCGTACTCCCTTTTCCTTGGGCATTATTTTGGGTATTTACTATTAG
- the LOC119986869 gene encoding uncharacterized protein LOC119986869 → MDDRPGSHFTKEGWQKIVAGFFEKKGKRYDQPKFKNKWDILKKEYKLWKKLRLHDTGTGWENVRNTILADNDWWERRIKTKRLPSFESKDQKTLSNWRHYGQFATGEFAMFAGASNQNAVQTNEELLRTSVGDNVHSIHLGPDASSDLEFDVNIEQSNEVTSSPTPTHRQVRRRSAKSGTSEKKKRRASASDYREDISKSLGNLVSAVSSRTNAIASRPISSTKA, encoded by the exons ATGGATGAtag GCCTGGTTCACACTTCACCAAAGAAGGTTGGCAGAAGATAGTTGCTggcttttttgagaaaaaagggAAGCGATATGATCAACCAAAATTTAAGAACAAATGGGACATACTGAAGAAGGAGtacaaattgtggaagaaattgcGTCTTCATGACACTGGGACTGGATGGGAAAATGTCCGTAACACTATTCTTGCTGACAATGACTGGTGGGAGAGAAGAATTAAG ACAAAAAGGTTGCCAAGTTTCGAATCCAAGGACCAGAAAACCTTGAGCAATTGGAGGCACTATGGTCAATTTGCCACTGGTGAATTTGCAATGTTTGCAGGTGCATCAAACCAAAATGCAGTCCAAACTAATGAAGAATTGCTAAGGACCAGCGTCGGTGACAATGTGCATTCTATCCATCTCGGCCCTGATGCTTCTAGTGATCTAGAGTTTGACGTAAACATTGAGCAGAGTAATGAAGTGACTAGCTCCCCCACACCGACACATCGTCAAGTTAGGAGGAGATCAGCCAAATCAGGGACAAGTGAGAAGAAGAAGCGTAGGGCATCTGCGTCTGATTATCGCGAAGACATTAGCAAGTCCTTAGGCAATCTTGTGTCCGCAGTGAGCAGCCGGACAAATGCAATTGCCAGTCGCCCTATTTCATCTACAAAAGCTTAA
- the LOC119986870 gene encoding uncharacterized protein LOC119986870, producing the protein MKRTAKPSHNFQFSTCKNKEYAKFRKHGFKFKQELEFCFVGTYATGAYRKIPSSGVIHSSHEDSDDLDTWFDDDPYVPEPPLHDLNLDNSPVRVVDEKHDEVFSTATSPPRVRSVTPTPTSGSLGKRSSRMSGSRIRKKQATTKDDTIVELV; encoded by the exons AtgaaacgcactgccaaacccAGTCATAATTTCCAATTCTCTACGTGT AAAAACAAGGAGTATGCCAAGTTTCGCAAACATGGATTCAAGTTCAAACAAGAACTTGAGTTTTGTTTTGTAGGTACTTATGCTACTGGTGCATATCGAAAGATACCTTCAAGTGGTGTGATACATTCATCTCACGAGGATTCAGATGATTTGGATACGTGGTTTGATGATGATCCATATGTGCCTGAGCCACCCTTGCATGACTTGAACCTGGATAACAGCCCAGTACGAGTGGTGGATGAAAAACATGATGAGGTTTTCTCTACAGCTACTTCCCCTCCAAGAGTTCGGTCAGTGACTCCAACACCTACAAGTGGTAGCTTGGGGAAAAGGTCATCTCGTATGAGTGGAAGCAGGATTCGCAAGAAGCAAGCCACTACCAAGGATGATACAATTGTTGAGCTGGTATAA